The following proteins come from a genomic window of Oncorhynchus mykiss isolate Arlee chromosome 19, USDA_OmykA_1.1, whole genome shotgun sequence:
- the LOC110497731 gene encoding insulinoma-associated protein 2-like produces the protein MPRGFLVKRSKRGSAASYRTRNDNELPKVDMPVHTPEERTGVPNACPIVPLSEDGTFGEPWTSDPAEADQVQLPESAGKVEIREDFGKYPLHYPLTEPDHDGSPGRADLSYSPIKPVGTELEKSFFDRCMSSPTVTETFPMSTPVSSIERLLLNHAPFGHSDMKFDPPVHLYPSLHHAMKRTYMEPERKTKPTSKKPKVIRKLSLEDEISTSPVLGLRIKKETPEFKAATASSGNKKPLGEFICQLCKEEYPDPFSLAQHKCSRIVRIEYRCPECDKVFSCPANLASHRRWHKPRPVTNGEAQSAKKSQPEAQLHERTSVEGKENASELRVNNQHHVSPDSSICQRSITVDSSHRQEQLLRRAQESPPPFDPRYRVTEKSIDLHIRAGDSSSTMHCPETDVASPFLQNSVTVEEIYECRYCSKKFRRQAYLRKHLAAHETIKVSPYNQIESGQITFPCHLCGAHFPSAEIRDKHRVWHAMRDDILMNPGKSAGRPELIRPDLTQGDQQIFTCKHCPSTFFSSPGLTRHINKSHPTENRQVMLLQMAVRPGC, from the coding sequence ATGCCCAGAGGATTTTTAGTGAAGAGGAGTAAACGCGGCTCAGCGGCTTCTTACAGAACTCGTAATGACAACGAACTGCCAAAAGTGGACATGCCTGTGCATACACCGGAGGAGCGAACTGGGGTGCCAAATGCGTGCCCAATTGTGCCGTTATCCGAGGATGGTACATTTGGAGAGCCATGGACCAGCGACCCGGCTGAAGCGGATCAGGTTCAGCTGCCGGAGAGCGCAGGCAAGGTGGAGATCAGGGAGGACTTTGGGAAATACCCCCTACACTATCCCCTCACTGAACCGGACCATGACGGGTCTCCTGGCCGGGCTGACCTCTCCTATAGCCCGATAAAACCAGTTGGCACCGAGCTGGAAAAATCTTTCTTCGACCGGTGTATGAGTTCACCAACCGTGACAGAGACGTTCCCGATGAGCACGCCCGTGTCCTCAATAGAGAGACTTCTACTAAATCACGCGCCCTTTGGACACTCTGATATGAAATTCGACCCACCTGTgcacctctacccatctctccatcATGCTATGAAACGCACGTACATGGAGCCGGAGCGAAAGACCAAGCCAACATCCAAAAAGCCTAAAGTGATTAGGAAGCTCAGTTTAGAGGATGAAATCTCCACCTCACCAGTGCTTGGGCTGAGAATTAAGAAGGAGACCCCTGAATTTAAAGCAGCAACAGCATCTTCTGGTAATAAGAAACCGTTGGGAGAATTCATCTGCCAGCTCTGCAAAGAGGAATATCCTGACCCTTTCTCCCTCGCGCAACACAAGTGCTCCAGGATTGTGCGCATAGAGTACCGCTGTCCCGAGTGCGACAAAGTTTTCAGCTGTCCTGCCAACCTGGCCTCTCATCGCAGGTGGCATAAGCCTCGTCCTGTTACCAACGGAGAGGCACAGAGCGCAAAAAAGTCACAACCAGAGGCACAGTTGCACGAGAGGACATCCGTGGAAGGGAAAGAGAATGCGAGCGAGTTGAGAGTTAACAATCAGCACCACGTCTCTCCGGACAGCTCCATTTGTCAGCGGTCCATCACGGTGGACAGCTCCCACAGACAAGAGCAGCTACTCAGAAGGGCACAGGAGAGCCCGCCGCCCTTCGACCCGCGCTACCGGGTCACAGAGAAAAGCATTGACCTGCACATCAGAGCGGGTGACAGCTCAAGCACAATGCATTGTCCGGAGACTGACGTTGCCTCTCCCTTCTTACAGAACTCCGTGACAGTTGAGGAGATTTACGAATGTCGCTATTGCAGCAAGAAGTTCCGAAGACAAGCGTATCTGAGGAAACATCTTGCGGCGCACGAGACAATAAAAGTCTCGCCCTATAACCAGATAGAGAGTGGGCAAATCACGTTTCCCTGTCACTTGTGCGGTGCCCATTTCCCATCCGCTGAAATTCGGGACAAGCACAGAGTTTGGCATGCAATGAGAGACGACATTCTAATGAATCCAGGGAAGAGTGCGGGTAGACCAGAATTAATAAGACCAGACCTCACACAGGGAGATCAACAGATATTCACCTGTAAGCACTGCCCCTCTACCTTCTTCAGTTCTCCTGGGCTCACGAGGCATATCAACAAGTCTCACCCTACAGAGAACCGGCAGGTGATGCTGCTACAGATGGCAGTCCGGCCCGGCTGCTAG